In one window of Saccharomyces paradoxus chromosome VII, complete sequence DNA:
- the CIR1 gene encoding Cir1p (Mitochondrial protein that interacts with frataxin (Yfh1p)~similar to YGR207C), with protein MSAKQQLRILVPVKRVVDFQIKPRVNKTLTGIETNGIKFSINPFDDIAVEEAIRIKEKNKSLVESTHAVSIGSTKAQDILRNCLAKGIDTCSLIDSVGKENVEPLAIAKILKAVVEKKDSNLVLMGKQAIDDDCNNTGQMLAGLLNWPQATNAAKVEFLNNGKVQVTREIDDGEEVIEASLPMVITTDLRLNTPRYVGLPKLMKAKKKPIEKLDIVKDFPEINIEPQLKVVSMEEPKTKPPGVKLNSVDELIEKLKEAKVI; from the coding sequence ATGTCCGCAAAGCAGCAACTACGTATATTGGTTCCTGTGAAAAGGGTAGTTGATTTCCAGATCAAACCTAGAGTAAATAAGACCTTAACGGGGATTGAAACTAATGGGATTAAATTCAGCATCAACCCATTCGATGATATTGCTGTCGAAGAAGCTATCAGAATTAAAGAGAAAAACAAGAGTTTAGTAGAATCCACACACGCTGTCTCTATCGGCTCCACTAAAGCTCAGGATATTCTAAGAAATTGCCTTGCTAAGGGTATAGACACCTGTAGTTTGATTGACTCTGTGGGTAAAGAGAACGTAGAACCCTTAGCCATTgccaaaattttaaaagctgtcgttgaaaaaaaggattcTAATCTGGTTTTGATGGGTAAGCAAGCCATTGATGACGACTGCAACAATACCGGTCAAATGTTGGCAGGTTTATTAAATTGGCCACAGGCAACAAATGCGGCCAAGGTGGAATTCCTTAATAATGGTAAAGTTCAAGTAACAAGAGAAATTGACGATGGAGAAGAAGTAATTGAAGCTTCGTTACCAATGGTTATTACCACAGATTTGAGATTGAACACTCCGCGTTACGTAGGACTGCCCAAATTAATGAAggcgaaaaaaaagcctaTTGAGAAATTGGATATAGTGAAAGATTTTCCTGAAATTAATATTGAGCCTCAGTTAAAGGTGGTGTCCATGGAAGAACCAAAGACTAAGCCACCTGGCGTGAAATTAAACTCTGTAGATGAATTGATTGAAAAGTTAAAGGAAGCTAAGGTCATTTAG
- the MVB12 gene encoding ubiquitin-binding ESCRT-I subunit protein MVB12 (ESCRT-I subunit required to stabilize ESCRT-I core complex oligomers~similar to YGR206W), producing MNSNVEELLRHIPLYNIYGKDFPQERVTRLQIPEFKLPSLQPPRDLVYPWYEECDNITKVCQLHDSSSKKFDQWYKEHYMSKKPPGIVGNTLLSPSKKEDS from the coding sequence ATGAACAGTaatgttgaagaattaCTACGGCATATTCCCCTTTACAACATATATGGAAAGGACTTTCCACAAGAAAGAGTGACTAGGCTCCAGATTCCTGAGTTTAAGTTACCATCGTTACAACCACCAAGGGACTTAGTATACCCTTGGTACGAAGAATGCGACAATATCACAAAAGTCTGTCAGTTGCATGATTCTTCCAGTAAGAAATTCGACCAGTGGTACAAGGAGCATTACATGAGTAAAAAACCACCAGGAATTGTTGGAAACACACTATTATCTCCATCAAAAAAGGAGGATTCCTAG
- the PCT1 gene encoding choline-phosphate cytidylyltransferase (Cholinephosphate cytidylyltransferase~similar to YGR202C) → MANPTTGKSSIRAKLSNSSLSNLFKKNKNKRQHEETEEQEEQEEQDNEHKDEGKHQDENKETQLTPRKRRRLTKEFEENEARYTNELPKELRKYRPKGFRFNLPPTDRPIRIYADGVFDLFHLGHMKQLEQCKKAFPNVTLIVGVPSDKITHKLKGLTVLTDKQRCETLTHCKWVDEVVPNAPWCVTPEFLLEHKIDYVAHDDIPYVSADSDDIYKPIKEMGKFLTTQRTDGVSTSDIITKIIRDYDKYLMRNFARGATRQELNVSWLKKNELEFKKHINEFRSYFKKNQTNLNNASRDLYFEVREILLKKTLGKKLYSKLIGNELKKQNQRQRKQNFLDDPFTRKLIREASPATEFANEFTGENSTAKSSNENGSLFSQEDDEDTNSNNTNTNSDSDSNTNSTPPSDDDDDNDRLTLENLTQKKKQSAN, encoded by the coding sequence atggcaaaCCCAACAACAGGGAAGTCCTCGATTAGGGCCAAGCTTTCTAACTCTTCGCTATCAAAcctatttaaaaaaaataaaaataaaaggcAGCATGAGGAAACGGAAGAGCAGGAAGAGCAGGAAGAGCAGGACAACGAGCATAAAGATGAAGGTAAGCACcaagatgaaaataaggAGACACAGCTTACTCCCCGGAAGCGTCGTCGGTTGACGAAAGagtttgaagaaaacgaagCTCGTTACACTAACGAACTGCCCAAGGAACTGCGCAAGTACCGTCCAAAGGGTTTCAGATTCAATTTACCTCCAACAGATAGACCCATCAGGATATATGCAGATGGTgtttttgatcttttccACCTCGGCCACATGAAGCAACTGGAACAGTGCAAGAAGGCATTCCCTAATGTGACACTGATAGTCGGTGTGCCTAGCGATAAAATTACTCACAAATTAAAAGGTTTGACTGTACTGACCGATAAGCAGCGTTGCGAGACTTTAACGCACTGCAAATGGGTTGACGAAGTTGTGCCTAACGCTCCTTGGTGTGTTACTCCAGAATTCTTGTTGGAGCACAAGATCGACTACGTGGCTCACGACGACATTCCTTACGTTAGTGCCGACAGCGACGATATTTACAAGCCAATAAAAGAGATGGGTAAATTTTTGACTACCCAAAGAACGGACGGTGTTTCCACAAGTGATATCATCACGAAGATCATCAGAGACTATGACAAATATTTGATGAGAAATTTTGCAAGGGGGGCCACCAGACAGGAACTGAACGTTTCttggttgaaaaaaaacgaaTTAGAGTTCAAGAAACACATCAATGAATTTAGGTcatatttcaagaaaaaccaGACAAATCTGAATAACGCCTCCAGAGACTTGTATTTCGAAGTGCGTGAAATCTTGCTAAAGAAAACTTTGGGCAAAAAACTTTACTCCAAGTTAATAGGCAATGAGttaaagaaacaaaaccaacgacaaagaaaacagaattttttggatGATCCGTTTACTAGGAAACTAATCAGGGAAGCGTCTCCCGCTACAGAATTTGCCAACGAATTTACGGGCGAAAATTCCACTGCTAAATCATCGAATGAGAACGGAAGTCTTTTCAGCCAGGAAGATGATGAGGACACGAATTCCAACAATACAAACACGAATTCAGATTCAGATTCAAACACTAACTCAACGCCTCCCAgtgacgatgacgatgacaACGATAGGTtaactttggaaaatttaacacaaaagaagaaacaatCTGCGAACTGA
- the ADE3 gene encoding trifunctional formate-tetrahydrofolate ligase/methenyltetrahydrofolate cyclohydrolase/methylenetetrahydrofolate dehydrogenase ADE3 (Cytoplasmic trifunctional enzyme C1-tetrahydrofolate synthase~similar to YGR204W) encodes MTGQVLDGKACAHQFRSDIAKEIKSIQSHVPGFAPNLAIIQVGNRPDSATYVRMKRKAAEEAGIVANFIHLDESVSEFEVLRNVDQLNEDPRTHGIIVQLPLPAHLDEDKITSRVLAEKDVDGFGPTNIGELNKKNGHPFFLPCTPKGIIELLHKANVTIEGSRSVVIGRSDIVGSPVAELLKSLNSTVTITHSKTRDIASYLHNADIVVVAIGQPEFVKGEWFKPRDDTPSDKKTVVIDVGTNYVADPSKKSGFKCVGDVEFNEAIKYVHLITPVPGGVGPMTVAMLMQNTLIAAKRQMVESSKPLQIPPLPLKLLTPVPSDIDISRAQQPKLINQLAQELGIYSHELELYGHYKAKISPKVIERLQSRQNGKYILVSGITPTPLGEGKSTTTMGLVQALTAHLGKPAIANVRQPSLGPTLGVKGGAAGGGYSQVIPMDEFNLHLTGDIHAIGAANNLLAAAIDTRMFHETTQKNDATFYNRLVPRKNGRRKFTPSMQRRLNRLGIQKTNPDDLTPEEINKFARLNIDPDTITIKRVVDINDRMLRQITIGQAPTEKNHTRVTGFDITVASELMAILALSKDLRDMKERIGRVVVAADVNRSPVTVEDVGCTGALTALLRDAIKPNLMQTLEGTPVLVHAGPFANISIGASSVIADRVALKLVGTEPEAKTEAGYVVTEAGFDFTMGGERFFNIKCRSSGLTPNAVVLVATVRALKSHGGAPDVKPGQPLPSAYTEENIEFVEKGAANMCKQIANIKQFGVPVVVAINKFETDTEGEIAAIRKAALEAGAFEAVTSNHWAEGGKGAIDLAKAVIEASNQPVDFHFLYDVNSSVEDKLTTIVQKMYGGAAIDILPEAQHKIDMYKEQGFGNLPICIAKTQYSLSHDATLKGVPTGFTFPIRDVRLSNGAGYLYALAAEIQTIPGLATYAGYMAVEVDDNGEIDGLF; translated from the coding sequence ATGACTGGTCAAGTGCTGGACGGCAAAGCATGTGCCCATCAATTTAGAAGCGATATTGctaaagaaatcaaaagtATCCAAAGTCACGTGCCTGGGTTCGCGCCCAATCTTGCCATCATTCAAGTGGGCAACAGACCGGACTCGGCCACATATGTACGTATGAAGCGTAAGGCCGCTGAAGAGGCCGGCATTGTTGCTAATTTCATTCATTTAGATGAGTCGGTTTCTGAATTTGAAGTTCTGCGTAACGTGGACCAGCTAAATGAGGATCCACGGACACACGGTATTATCGTGCAACTGCCATTACCCGCTCACTTGGACGAGGACAAAATAACCTCGAGAGTGTTGGCAGAAAAGGACGTGGACGGGTTCGGGCCCACCAACATTGGCGAATTGAATAAGAAGAACGGACACCCATTCTTCTTGCCCTGCACGCCTAAGGGGATCATTGAGCTGCTTCACAAGGCCAACGTCACGATTGAAGGCTCCCGATCCGTCGTAATCGGCAGATCCGACATTGTCGGCTCTCCTGTCGCGGAATTGTTAAAGTCTCTAAACTCCACCGTCACCATCACGCATTCTAAGACTCGCGATATCGCGTCCTACTTGCACAACGCGGACATTGTCGTTGTTGCCATCGGCCAGCCGGAATTCGTGAAGGGTGAATGGTTCAAACCAAGAGACGACACTCCCAGCGACAAGAAAACCGTGGTCATTGATGTTGGCACCAACTACGTGGCTGATCCTTCCAAAAAATCTGGTTTCAAGTGTGTCGGTGACGTTGAATTTAATGAAGCAATCAAATACGTCCACCTAATCACACCAGTACCCGGTGGTGTGGGCCCCATGACTGTGGCTATGCTAATGCAAAACACCTTGATTGCTGCCAAACGCCAAATGGTAGAATCCTCGAAACCTTTGCAGATTCCTCCCTTGCCCTTGAAGTTGCTAACACCTGTTCCTTCCGATATAGACATCTCTAGAGCACAGCAGCCGAAACTCATTAACCAACTTGCTCAAGAATTGGGTATTTACTCCCATGAGTTGGAATTGTACGGGCATTATAAGGCCAAGATTTCTCCTAAAGTCATCGAGAGACTACAGTCGCGCCAAAATGGTAAATACATCTTGGTCTCTGGTATCACACCCACACCTCTGGGAGAAGGTAAATCCACCACCACGATGGGTCTTGTTCAGGCACTAACAGCTCACTTGGGCAAGCCAGCTATTGCCAATGTCAGGCAACCCTCCCTAGGACCCACTTTAGGTGTCAAAGGTGGTGCTGCGGGCGGTGGTTACTCTCAAGTCATTCCAATGGACGAATTCAACCTACATTTGACTGGTGACATTCACGCCATTGGTGCCGCCAATAACCTACTTGCTGCCGCTATCGACACGAGAATGTTCCATGAAACCACTCAAAAGAACGACGCTACCTTCTACAATAGATTAGTACCCAGAAAGAACGGTAGGAGAAAGTTCACTCCTTCCATGCAAAGGAGACTAAATAGACTGGGTATTCAAAAGACCAACCCTGACGATCTAACACCTGAAGAGATCAACAAATTCGCCAGATTGAACATCGACCCAGACACTATCACTATCAAGAGGGTGGTAGACATCAACGACAGAATGTTAAGACAGATCACTATTGGTCAAGCTCCTACCGAGAAGAACCACACGAGGGTTACTGGATTCGACATCACCGTCGCTTCAGAATTGATGGCTATTCTTGCTCTTTCAAAGGACTTGAGAGACATGAAGGAACGTATTGGACGAGtcgttgttgctgctgACGTAAACAGGTCTCCGGTTACTGTAGAAGATGTGGGTTGTACCGGCGCTTTAACCGCCTTATTAAGAGACGCGATCAAGCCTAATTTGATGCAAACTTTAGAAGGTACTCCCGTTTTGGTCCATGCCGGTCCATTTGCCAATATCTCTATCGGTGCTTCTTCTGTCATCGCTGATCGTGTAGCTTTGAAATTGGTTGGCACCGAACCAGAGGCAAAAACAGAGGCTGGTTACGTGGTCACCGAAGCAGGGTTCGATTTCACCATGGGTGGTGAGAGATTCTTTAATATTAAGTGTCGTTCCTCCGGATTAACGCCTAATGCCGTGGTGTTGGTTGCTACCGTCAGGGCTTTGAAGTCCCACGGTGGTGCTCCAGACGTCAAACCTGGCCAACCTTTACCTTCCGCATATACCGAGGAAAATATCGAGTTTGTAGAAAAGGGTGCTGCCAACATGTGTAAACAAATTGCCAACATTAAGCAATTTGGCGTCCCTGTTGTTGTAGCAATTAACAAGTTTGAAACCGACACTGAAGGTGAAATCGCCGCCATTAGAAAAGCTGCCCTAGAAGCAGGTGCATTTGAAGCAGTAACCTCTAACCATTGGGCCGAAGGTGGTAAAGGTGCTATTGATTTAGCGAAGGCCGTCATCGAAGCTTCCAACCAACCGGTGGACTTCCATTTCCTATATGATGTTAATTCATCCGTTGAAGACAAATTAACCACTATCgttcaaaaaatgtacGGTGGTGCCGCAATTGATATCCTACCTGAAGCGCAACACAAAATTGACATGTACAAGGAACAAGGCTTCGGTAACTTGCCAATTTGTATTGCCAAGACCCAATACTCTTTGTCCCACGATGCAACTTTGAAAGGTGTTCCTACCGGATTCACTTTCCCCATCAGAGACGTCAGATTGTCTAATGGTGCTGGATACTTATACGCTCTTGCTGCTGAAATTCAAACCATTCCTGGTTTGGCTACTTATGCTGGTTACATGGCTGTCGAAGTCGATGATAACGGTGAGATCGATGGGCTGTTCTAA
- the TDA10 gene encoding putative ATP-dependent kinase (similar to YGR205W): MCDKSKKILDYTIEFLDKYIPEWFETENKCPLFIFFSGPQGSGKSYTSIQIYNHLMEKYGDEKSIGYASIDDFYLTHEDQLKLNEQFKSNRLLQGRGLPGTHDMKLLQEVLNTIFNNEEHPDQNAVILPKYDKSQFNGEGDRCPTGQKIKLPIDIFILEGWFLGFNPILQGIEKNDLLSGDMIDVNAKLFFYSDLLWRNPEIKSLGIVFTTDNINNVYGWRLQQEHELISKVGKGMTDEQVHAFVDRYMPSYKLYFNDFVRSEGLGSIATLTLGIDFDRNVYSTKTRCIE, translated from the coding sequence ATGTGTGACaagtcaaaaaaaatactggACTACACGATAGAATTCTTGGATAAATATATACCTGAATGGTTTGAGACGGAAAATAAATGTCCCTTGTTCATATTCTTCTCAGGTCCACAGGGCTCAGGCAAAAGTTATACAAGTATCCAAATCTATAACCAtttgatggaaaaataTGGGGATGAAAAATCCATCGGTTACGCCTCAATCGAcgatttttatttaacCCATGAAGACcaattgaaattgaatGAGCAATTCAAGAGCAATAGACTGTTGCAGGGACGTGGTCTACCTGGCACTCATGATATGAAATTGTTGCAAGAGGTATTGAATACCATCTTCAATAATGAGGAGCACCCAGATCAAAATGCTGTCATACTACCCAAGTATGATAAATCCCAATTTAATGGAGAGGGAGATCGTTGCCCCACTGgtcaaaaaatcaaacttccaattgatatttttatcttAGAAGGTTGGTTTCTTGGATTCAATCCAATTTTGCAGGGAATTGAGAAGAATGATCTTCTTAGTGGGGACATGATTGATGTCAATGCCAAGCTTTTCTTCTACAGTGACTTGTTGTGGCGTAACCCAGAAATAAAGTCTTTAGGGATAGTATTCACCACCGACAACATTAACAATGTTTACGGTTGGAGACTGCAACAGGAGCATGAGTTGATATCAAAGGTTGGGAAGGGGATGACTGACGAACAGGTGCACGCCTTTGTTGACAGATACATGCCCTCCTATAAACTTTACTTCAACGACTTTGTTCGGAGTGAAGGTCTAGGTTCTATAGCTACATTAACGTTAGGAATTGACTTTGACAGGAATGTGTATTCTACAAAAACAAGATGCATTGAATAA
- a CDS encoding uncharacterized protein (similar to YGR201C): MSDGTLFTDLKERRLIRTIVPRGLVRSLRLDVKLADPSDAQQLYEREFPWGKYPTFVGPHDEWTLTEAMAIDYYLIHLSSDKEAVRQLLGPEDDFKTRADILRWESLSNSDFLNEVCEVFFPLIGTKPYNATEFNVARENVDTIVSLYERRLKKQQFLVCDDHETLADLISAAAFSLGFISIFDETWRSKHPEVTRWFNQVINSRFFEGEFESFQMCETAMQPNK; this comes from the coding sequence ATGTCTGACGGGACACTGTTTACTGATTTGAAAGAGAGAAGGTTGATTAGGACCATCGTGCCAAGGGGTTTGGTGCGTTCCTTGAGACTGGATGTGAAGCTCGCTGATCCCAGCGACGCCCAGCAACTGTACGAAAGGGAGTTTCCCTGGGGTAAGTACCCCACCTTTGTAGGTCCGCATGATGAGTGGACGCTTACAGAGGCAATGGCCATTGATTACTACTTGATCCACCTGTCGAGCGACAAGGAAGCCGTTCGCCAGTTGTTGGGGCCCGAAGATGACTTCAAAACACGTGCGGATATTCTAAGATGGGAATCGCTCTCCAACagtgattttttgaacGAGGTGTGCGAGGTATTTTTCCCTCTAATTGGTACAAAGCCATACAATGCCACTGAATTTAACGTCGCAAGGGAGAACGTCGACACCATCGTTTCGCTTTACGAGAGAAGATTGAAGAAACAGCAATTCCTTGTCTGCGACGACCACGAAACTCTTGCTGATCTAATCTCAGCAGCCGCTTTTTCGTTAGGGTTCATAAGTATTTTCGATGAAACATGGAGGTCCAAGCATCCTGAGGTTACGCGGTGGTTTAATCAAGTGATTAATTCCCGTTTTTTCGAAGGTGAGTTTGAGAGCTTCCAAATGTGCGAGACTGCTATGCAACCTAATAAATAA
- the ELP2 gene encoding Elongator subunit ELP2 (Subunit of Elongator complex~similar to YGR200C), whose amino-acid sequence MAENITAEAIFIGANKQTQVSDLHKVKKIVAFGAGKTIALWNPIEPNNQGVYATLKGHEAEVTCVRFIPDSDFMVSASEDHHVKVWKFTDYSHLQCIQTIKHYSKTIVALTGLPNLISVGCADGTITIWTQNTQNDEFSLAHEFIIKKGFFYPLCLSLSKVKESKYLLAIGGTNVNVFIASFILSNSGIEKCQVVAELEGHEDWVKSLAFRHQETPGDYLLCSGSQDRYIRLWRIRINDLIDDSEEDPKKLTLLSNKQYKFQIDDELRVGINFEALIMGHDDWISSLQWHETRLQLLAATADTSLMVWEPDETSGIWVCGLRLGEISSKGASTATGSSGGFWSCLWFTYDEIDFYLTNGKTGSWRMWSTKDNIICDQRLGISGATKDVTDVAWSPSGEYLLATSLDQTTRLFAPWIYDASGKKREVATWHEFSRPQIHGYDMICVETVTDTRFVSGGDEKILRSFDLPKGVAGMLQKFVGIQFEEKSEMPESATVPVLGLSNKAGEDDTNEGDDEEEDGNKVTPDITDPLSLLECPPMEDQLQRHLLWPEVEKLYGHGFEITCLDISPDQKLIASACRSNNIQNAVIRIFSTENWLEIKPALPFHNLTITRLKFSKDGKLLLSVCRDRRWALWERNIEDNTFELRYKNEKPHTRIIWDADWAPLEFGNVFITASRDKTVKVWRHQKEPTDDYVMEASIKHTKAVTAVSVHDTMVGDKILISVGLENGEIYLYSYVFGKFELITQLNEDITPADKITRLRWSHLKRNGKLFLGVGSSDLSTRIYSLAYE is encoded by the coding sequence ATGGCGGAAAACATTACTGCCGAAGCCATTTTCATAGGGGCCAACAAGCAAACACAGGTTAGCGACCTACATAAAGTTAAGAAAATCGTCGCATTTGGGGCAGGTAAAACTATTGCATTATGGAACCCCATTGAACCAAATAATCAAGGTGTTTACGCCACTTTGAAAGGCCACGAAGCTGAAGTGACTTGTGTGAGGTTCATCCCAGACTCAGACTTTATGGTTTCTGCATCTGAGGATCATCACGTTAAGGTCTGGAAATTCACCGATTACTCGCACTTACAATGTATCCAAACTATTAAACATTATTCGAAGACGATTGTGGCATTGACCGGTTTACCGAACCTTATTTCGGTCGGTTGTGCTGATGGTACTATCACTATATGGACACAGAATACACAAAATGACGAGTTTAGTCTTGCTCACGAATTTATCATAAAAAAGGGTTTCTTCTACCCACTGTGTTTATCTTTGTCAAAAGTTAAAGAAAGCAAGTACTTACTTGCCATTGGAGGTACCAATGTGAACGTTTTTATCGCATCTTTCATCCTAAGTAATTCCGGCATTGAAAAGTGTCAAGTGGTTGCAGAATTAGAAGGTCATGAAGACTGGGTTAAGTCCTTGGCCTTCCGTCATCAGGAAACCCCAGGTGATTATTTATTATGCTCTGGCTCTCAGGATCGTTATATTAGATTGTGGAGAATCAGGATTAACGATTTGATTGATGACTCTGAAGAGGATCCAAAGAAGTTGACACTGTTGAGTAATAAACAGtacaaatttcaaattgatgatgaattgaGAGTGGGAATAAATTTTGAAGCTTTAATTATGGGTCATGATGATTGGATTTCATCTCTTCAGTGGCACGAAACTCGCTTACAACTGTTAGCTGCCACCGCTGATACTTCATTGATGGTGTGGGAACCTGATGAGACTTCCGGTATTTGGGTGTGTGGCCTGCGATTAGGTGAAATATCTTCAAAAGGTGCCTCAACTGCTACTGGTTCCTCTGGCGGTTTTTGGTCCTGTCTGTGGTTTACTTATGATGAAATAGATTTCTATTTGACCAATGGTAAGACTGGGTCTTGGAGGATGTGGAGTACAAAggataatattatttgcGATCAAAGATTGGGCATATCCGGTGCCACGAAGGATGTGACGGACGTTGCTTGGTCTCCTAGTGGTGAGTACTTATTGGCTACTTCTCTGGATCAGACAACTAGACTTTTTGCCCCATGGATTTATGATGCCAGTGGGAAGAAAAGGGAAGTAGCTACCTGGCATGAATTTTCTAGACCACAAATACATGGTTATGATATGATTTGCGTTGAGACAGTGACGGATACCAGGTTTGTAAGTGGTGGTGatgaaaagattttgaGATCATTTGATTTACCTAAAGGGGTAGCTGGAATGTTACAGAAATTTGTTGGTATTCAATTTGaggaaaaaagtgaaatgCCTGAATCTGCTACTGTTCCTGTGTTGGGTTTGTCTAACAAGGCTGGTGAAGATGATACCAATGAAGGTGACGATGAGGAGGAAGATGGTAATAAAGTAACACCAGATATTACCGATCCCTTGTCCTTACTAGAATGTCCGCCTATGGAAGACCAGTTACAAAGACACTTGTTATGGCCTGAAGTGGAAAAACTTTACGGACATGGTTTTGAAATAACGTGTCTTGATATTTCTCCAGATCAGAAATTAATTGCCTCCGCTTGTAGatcaaataatattcaaaatgCGGTCATCAGAATATTCAGCACAGAAAATTGGTTAGAAATAAAGCCTGCTTTACCCTTCCACAACCTAACGATAACAAGATTAAAATTCTCTAAGGATGGAAAACTTTTATTGAGTGTTTGTAGAGACAGAAGATGGGCACTTTGGGAAAGAAATATAGAAGATAATACTTTTGAGTTGAGatacaaaaatgaaaaaccaCATACAAGGATTATTTGGGATGCAGATTGGGCACCATTAGAGTTTGGTAATGTTTTTATTACCGCATCCAGGGATAAAACTGTCAAAGTATGGAGACACCAAAAGGAGCCAACTGATGATTATGTTATGGAAGCATCAATTAAGCACACTAAAGCTGTCACCGCTGTTTCCGTACACGACACAATGGTAGGAGACAAGATTTTGATATCGGTGGGCCTCGAAAATGGTGAAATTTATTTATACAGTTATGTTTTTGGCAAGTTTGAATTAATAACACAGCTAAATGAGGATATAACACCAGCAGACAAAATTACAAGATTGCGGTGGTCACATTTAAAGAGAAACGGTAAACTATTTTTAGGTGTAGGAAGCAGTGATTTGTCCACCCGTATATACTCATTAGCATATGAATAG
- the YCH1 gene encoding phosphatase YCH1 (Phosphatase with sequence similarity to Cdc25p~similar to YGR203W), whose translation MDSYSITNVKYLDPSELHRWMQEGHTTTLREPFQVVDVRGSDYMGGHIKDGWHFAYSRLKQDPEYLRELKHKLLQKQAEGHEPLNVVFHCMLSQQRGPSAAMLLLRSLDTEELPRCRLWVLRGGFSCWQSVYGDDEGVTVGYLPDLWR comes from the coding sequence atggactCGTATTCGATAACAAACGTAAAATATCTGGACCCTAGCGAATTGCATCGTTGGATGCAGGAAGGACATACCACTACGCTAAGGGAGCCCTTCCAGGTGGTAGACGTGCGAGGCTCAGATTATATGGGGGGCCATATCAAGGACGGATGGCACTTCGCCTACTCGCGCCTCAAGCAGGATCCGGAGTACTTACGTGAGCTAAAGCACAAACTGTTGCAAAAGCAAGCGGAAGGCCACGAACCGCTCAATGTGGTTTTCCACTGTATGTTATCGCAGCAGCGCGGACCATCTGCAGCGATGCTGCTTCTTCGGTCGCTTGACACGGAAGAACTTCCTCGGTGTCGTCTATGGGTGTTACGCGGCGGTTTCTCATGTTGGCAATCCGTATACGGTGACGACGAAGGCGTCACCGTGGGTTACCTCCCTGATCTGTGGCGTTAA